The genomic interval AGCGGCACCAGCGCTCCCCGTACGACCAGCACGCACCAGCAGCACGACCGCACGCCAAAGCCCGCGGCGCTCCCCCCGGCGCCGCTCCGCGGCACCGACCCTGCCCTGACACTCGGTGCCGGCAGTCAAGGGCCCCGTGGCCGCCCGCACGCCCCCGCGGAGGCGGCCCGGGGCCCTTCGCCGTGCTCCTGCCGTACCGCCCCCGAGCGCCCTTGTGAAATCGCTCACGTGTGCGCGCCGGGTGATCTCGTGTCACAACGGGCGTCCTACGATGACAGCTGAACGTGCCAACCAGCACGGCCATACCGCGCTCTCCCCCCACCGCGACGGCCTTTACTTCGGAACCCAGAGGTCTCCATGAAGCTTCGCCGCGCTCTGGCGACTGCCGCTGTCACGGCTGCGATCGCGCCCGCCGCGCTGCTCGCGGCCCCTGCCGCGTACGCCGCGCAGGAGGCAGCGGCCGCGCCCGCGGGGTCCGTGAACGCCGGTACGTCCGGCGATACGGCGCCCGCCACGTCCGAGGACTCTTCGGCCGGGAAGGCGAAGAGCCACTCCGCCGCACCGGCGGCCGGGAAGGCCGTGCTGCCGGTCCCGGCCGCGGACGACAAGAACCCGCCCTCGGAGAACCCCTGCAAGAAGCAGGCCGACTCGAAGGAGAAGCGGGCCACCACCGAGCTGATCGGGTTCCCCGACAAGATCGTCGCCGGTGCCGACCCGCAGGAGTTCTTCCTCCGGGCCACCAACACCTCGAAAGATCGCATGAAGTCGATCTGCCTCCACGTGGACACCGAGAGCTGGGTGTCCGACGCGACCAGCACCGACTCGACCGGGTTCGTGACGCTGGAGTGGCAGGACCCGAAGGGGGCCTGGCAGCCGGTCATCAACAAGCGTAACGACTCGATCCACTTCGGCTACGTCGATGACCTCCCGACCGGCGAATACACCGACGCCAAGCTCCGGTTGAAGGTCGACGGCAAGGCGAAGGCCGGCACCGCGAACACCTACCACTCCGGCGTCTTCGTGGGCAAGGACGACGTGTGCGGGAAGACGGAGGCCAACGCCCAGGCCTCGGAGAAGTACAAGGACCGGAAATCCATCAAGATCCTGGCTGCCGACACCCAGCCCGGCAAGGTCGACCACTCCAAGAGCCCCTCGCCCTCCCCCAGTCACAGCAAGGACGGCGCCAAGTCCTCCGCCAGCCCGAGCGCGAGCGCCAGCGCCTCCGCCAAGGCCGGTTCCAGTGCCCGCCCGAGCGCGAGCGCCAGCGCCTCTTCGAGCACCGGCACCACCGGCACCACCACGACGAGCGGCGGCACCACCACGGGCGGCAGCGGCACGTCCGCCCAGGGGAGCCTGTCGAACACGTCGGCCAACAGTGAGCTCGCCAAGACCGGTTCCTCGTCCTCGACCCCGGTGATCGCCGGGCTCGCGGGGGCCGCCGTCGTGGCGGGCGGCGCGGCCGTGGCCGTCACGCGGCGCCGTAAGAACAACACCTGAGCACCGGCTCGGTGAACAGGTAAGAACGGGTAAGAACAGGTAAGGCCCGCACTCCAGGAGTGCGGGCCTTACCGCTTCCTACGCCTCGGGCGGCCGCGCGGGAGGCACCGGCGGTACCGCCAGGAACGGCAGCCGGAGGGCCGCGAACGCCTCCTTGGGGACCGTCGGGTACCGCGGCTCGACCGTGGCCACGCGCTCGTACGGGCGGCCCTGCGCCGGGCGCGGGTCCGCGTCGCCCTTGTTCGGCCAGAGCGACATCGCGCGTTCCGCCTGGGCCGTGATGGTCAGGGACGGGTTGACGCCGAGGTTGGCGGAGACGGCGGCGCCGTCGACGACCGAGATGCCCGGGTGCCCGTACAGCCGGTGGTAGGGGTCGATGACGCCCCGGGAGGGGTCGGCGCCGATGGGGCAGCCGCCGATGAAGTGGGCGGTGAGCGGGGTGCCCATCAGCTCGCCGACGTTGCTGCCCGCGAAGCCGTTGATCTCCCCGGCGAGCAGGGTGGCGGCCTCGGCGGCCTCCGGGATCTGTGTCGGGTTGGGCGCGCCGTGCCCCTGCCGGGCGGTGAGCAGCCCTTTGCCGATGCCTTTGTCCTTACGGTAGGTCGTAAGGGAGTTGTCCAGCGACTGCATGACCAGCCCGATGATGGTCCGCTCGGACCAGCGGCGGTTGGACAGCGACCGCAGCAGCAGCACCGGGTGCCGGGCGCAGCGTGCCGCGAAGGCGAGTGCCCGGGGCGCCCGGGTGCCCACGGGCACCTGGAGGACGGACAGCAGGCCCATCGCGTTGGAGCCCTTGCCGTAGCGCACGGGCTCGATGTGGGTGTCGGCGTTGGGGTGGATGGAGGACGTGATGGCGACGCCGCGGGTGAAGTCGGCCCGGGGCTCGCCGTGGGCCTTGCGGTAGCGGCGGTCGTCGGTCTGGGCGCCCACCAGGGCCTCGGAGTTGGTGCGGGTCAGCCTGCCGAGGACGTCCGGGACGCGGGGCAGCAGGCCCTTGTCCTTCATGGTGTGCAGCAGCGCCTGTGTGCCGTAGGTGCCGGCGGCGACGACCACGTACCGCGCGCGCAGGACCCTCGGCCGGGCGCGGTCGGCGGTGCGGCGCTTGTCGGTGGGGACGGTGACGACGCGGTAGCCGCCGTCGCGGTGCTCGGTGACGGCGACGACGGTGGTCATGGGGTGGATGACGGCGCCGGCCTGCTCGGCGAGGTGCAGGTAGTTCTCGTTGAGGGTGTTCTTGGCGCCGTGGCGGCAGCCGGTCATGCACTCGCCGCACTCGGTGCAGGCCCTGCGGGTGGGGCCCGCGCCGCCGAAGTACGGGTCGGCGGCCTCCCCGCCCGGCGGGGCCTGCTCCGTGCCGTCGGCGTCCTGCCCGTCGCCGAAGAACACCCCCACGGGCGCCATGTGGAAGGTGTCACCGACGCCCATCTTCTCGGCGGCCGCCTTGAGATGGACGTCCGAGGGCGTCATCGTCGGGTTGAGGCGGGCGCCCAGCATGCGGCGCGCCTGGTCGTAGTACGGCCGCAGCTCCTCCCGCCAGTCGGTGATGCCGGCCCACTGCGGGTCGTCGAAGAACGGCTTCGGCGGCACGTAGAGGGTGTTGGCGTAGTTGAGCGAGCCGCCGCCGACGCCGGCGCCCGCCAGGACCATCACCTTGCCGAGCAGGTGGATCCGCTGGATGCCGTAGAGGCCGAGGGCGGGCGCCCACAGGTAGTTGCGCAGGTCCCAGGAGTTCCTGGGCAGCGTGTCCCGGGTGAAGCGCCGGCCCGCCTCCAGCACCCCGACGTCGTACCCCTTCTCGGTCAGGCGCAGGGCGGACACCGCCCCGCCGAAGCCCGAGCCGACGACGATCACGTCGTAGTCGAACGCTGACATCTTCACCTCCCGCCAGGACGGCCCGCCGGAACACGCTCGGAGCGATCCCGTCGGAGCGCTTGCGGCACCGCGCTCAGCGCAGGCGCAGTGCCTTCATGACCCGCAGGCTGCGGGTCATGAACTCCGCGTACTTCTCGTCCGTCATCCCGAAGGCCGGGCCCATCGGAAGGATCCGCTGGTGGGCGACGGTCTGGGCCTCGGTGTACTTGAGGATGCCCTCGGAGCCGTGCCGGCGGCCGAGGCCGGAGTCGCCCATGCCGCCCATGGGCGACTGGGCGCTGCCGTAGGCGGCCGCGTAGCCCTCGTTGATGTTGACGGTGCCGGTGCGCAGCCGGGCGGCGACCGCGGCGCCCCGGCGTGCGTTCCTGGTCCAGACGCTGGAGTTCAGGCCGTACGGGGTGGCGTTGGCGCGCTCGATCACCTCGTCCTCGTCCTGGAAGCGGTAGATCGACACGACCGGGCCGAAGGTCTCCTCGGCGCACACCGCCATGGGCGCCTCGACACCTTCGAGGATGGTCGGCTCGTAGAAGAGCGGGCCGATGTCGGGCCGGGGGCGGCCGCCCGCGAGCACGGTGGCGCCCTTGGCGACGGCCTCCTCGACGTGCCGCGTCACGGTCTCCAGCTGCCGTTCGGAGACGAGCGAGCCCATGTCGGCGCCGTAGGCGAGGCCGGTACCGAGCCGCATGGCCCGGGTGCGGGCGACGAAGCGCTCGGTGAACTCGTCGGCGATCGACTCGTGGACGTACAGCCGCTCGATGGAGATGCACAGCTGGCCTGCGGAGGAGTAGGCGCCGCGGATCGCTCCGGCGGCGGCCTTCTCGACGTCGGCGTCGTGCAGGACCAGCATGGCGTTCTTGCCGCCGAGCTCCAGGGAGCAGCCGACCAGGCGGGCGGCGGCGCCCTGGGCGACCTCGCGGCCGGTGCGGGTGGAGCCGGTGAAGGAGACGTAGTCGGCGTGGGCG from Streptomyces albireticuli carries:
- a CDS encoding LAETG motif-containing sortase-dependent surface protein; this translates as MKLRRALATAAVTAAIAPAALLAAPAAYAAQEAAAAPAGSVNAGTSGDTAPATSEDSSAGKAKSHSAAPAAGKAVLPVPAADDKNPPSENPCKKQADSKEKRATTELIGFPDKIVAGADPQEFFLRATNTSKDRMKSICLHVDTESWVSDATSTDSTGFVTLEWQDPKGAWQPVINKRNDSIHFGYVDDLPTGEYTDAKLRLKVDGKAKAGTANTYHSGVFVGKDDVCGKTEANAQASEKYKDRKSIKILAADTQPGKVDHSKSPSPSPSHSKDGAKSSASPSASASASAKAGSSARPSASASASSSTGTTGTTTTSGGTTTGGSGTSAQGSLSNTSANSELAKTGSSSSTPVIAGLAGAAVVAGGAAVAVTRRRKNNT
- a CDS encoding GMC oxidoreductase, which encodes MSAFDYDVIVVGSGFGGAVSALRLTEKGYDVGVLEAGRRFTRDTLPRNSWDLRNYLWAPALGLYGIQRIHLLGKVMVLAGAGVGGGSLNYANTLYVPPKPFFDDPQWAGITDWREELRPYYDQARRMLGARLNPTMTPSDVHLKAAAEKMGVGDTFHMAPVGVFFGDGQDADGTEQAPPGGEAADPYFGGAGPTRRACTECGECMTGCRHGAKNTLNENYLHLAEQAGAVIHPMTTVVAVTEHRDGGYRVVTVPTDKRRTADRARPRVLRARYVVVAAGTYGTQALLHTMKDKGLLPRVPDVLGRLTRTNSEALVGAQTDDRRYRKAHGEPRADFTRGVAITSSIHPNADTHIEPVRYGKGSNAMGLLSVLQVPVGTRAPRALAFAARCARHPVLLLRSLSNRRWSERTIIGLVMQSLDNSLTTYRKDKGIGKGLLTARQGHGAPNPTQIPEAAEAATLLAGEINGFAGSNVGELMGTPLTAHFIGGCPIGADPSRGVIDPYHRLYGHPGISVVDGAAVSANLGVNPSLTITAQAERAMSLWPNKGDADPRPAQGRPYERVATVEPRYPTVPKEAFAALRLPFLAVPPVPPARPPEA
- a CDS encoding succinic semialdehyde dehydrogenase; translation: MTDSRHSATATTVAAENGGNPVAPAGARTAADVVTPALVARLTRGVVGSGRTLNHTPFTGEKLADLPESTPEDVALAFERAREAQWAWAAVPARERAAVMLRFHDLVLARHSEVVDLIQLETGKARLHAHEEVQSVAVAARHYGRKGPAYLRPKGHTGVIPTLTKVTELRQPRGVVGQIAPWNYPFELSVGDALPAFVAGNAVVMKPDTETALTALWAREQMIEAGLPKEVWQVVLGEGPVVGPAVVAHADYVSFTGSTRTGREVAQGAAARLVGCSLELGGKNAMLVLHDADVEKAAAGAIRGAYSSAGQLCISIERLYVHESIADEFTERFVARTRAMRLGTGLAYGADMGSLVSERQLETVTRHVEEAVAKGATVLAGGRPRPDIGPLFYEPTILEGVEAPMAVCAEETFGPVVSIYRFQDEDEVIERANATPYGLNSSVWTRNARRGAAVAARLRTGTVNINEGYAAAYGSAQSPMGGMGDSGLGRRHGSEGILKYTEAQTVAHQRILPMGPAFGMTDEKYAEFMTRSLRVMKALRLR